Part of the Herpetosiphonaceae bacterium genome is shown below.
ACCGGGATCAAGGGCGTGGAGCGTATCGATTTGCTCGACGAGGGGCGGCGGCGGCTGGTTTATACGAAGGACGATCGGCAGGAGCAGGTTGAGTGTGATGCCGTGTTTCTGTGCGCGGGCTGGCCTGCGGCGATCGAGGGCCTGGGCCTTGAGGAGATCGGTGTGGAGATCGACAAGGGCTATATCACGGTCGACGAGTATCTCCAGACCAGCGTGCCGCATATCTTCGCGGCGGGCGACGCCAACGGCCAGGGGATGCTGGTGCAGGGCGCGCACTTCGAGGCGTTCGTCGCCGCCGAGAACGCGGTACGCGGCCCGAAGATGTCCTTCAAGCACAAGCTGCTGCCCAGCGGCGGCTTTACCGATCCCGACTACGGCGGAGTTGGCCTGACCGAGGAGCAGGCGCGCGAGCAGCATCCCGATTGCCTGGTAGCCGTCGCGCACTTTGCCGATCTCGACCGCGCGATCATCGATCGGCGGACGGTCGGGTTTCTCAAGCTGATCGTGGACCGCGAGACGATGCTGGTGATCGGCGCGCACGCGGCAGGCGAGCACGCCGTCGAGGTAATCCAGTCCATTGCGACGGCGATGGCGGCTGAGGTCACGGCGACGACGCTGGCCGGGATCGAGCTGGCCTATCCGACATACACTGCGATCGTCGGGATGGCCGCCAGCCAGCTTGCGCCTGAGGCGGGCCAGGCAACCGTCCGTCCGATTGCGCGACCCGATCGAGTAGGAAACGGAGATACATGAAGATCGATCTGAACTGCGATTGCGGCGAGAGCTTCGGGCCGTGGCGCATGGGCGACGACGACGCGCTGCTGCCGCATGTCACGTCGGCGAATGTGGCCTGCGGTGCTCACGCTGGCGATCCGACTACCATGCGCCGCACGGTGCGGCTGGCCCGCGAGCTAGGCGTTGGCGTCGGCGCGCATCCGGGCTATCCCGATCTACAAGGCTTTGGCCGCCGTCTGCTCGATCTGTCGCCCACCGAGATCGCGGATAGTGTGCTGGCGCAGATCGGCGCGCTCTACGCTATTGCGCGGGCCGAGGGCGTGGAGCTGACACATGTCAAGCCCCACGGCGCGCTCTACAACCACGCCGCGACGACGCCAGCGGCGGCGGAGGCTATCGCGCGGGCGGTAGCCTCGTTCAGCCGCGATCTGATCCTGGTTGGTCTGGCAGGCTCCGCGCTGGTCGATGCTGGCCGCGCCGCCGGGCTGCGCGTGGCGCGCGAGGCGTTCGCCGATCGCATGTACGAAGCGGATGGCTCGCTGCGCGATCGGCGCAAGCCCGGCGCGGTGATCCACGACGATCGGCAGGCGCAGGCGCAGGCGATCCGCATCGTGCAGCAGCGCTCGACGCTGACCTATGACGGCGCGCGTGTGGACCTGGAAGCTGATACGATCTGTCTGCACGGCGACACGCCCGGCGCTGCCGGGCGCGCAGCGCTGCTGCGGCGCGAGCTTGAGGCGGCGGGCATCGCGGTGCTGCCGCTGGCGCAGGTCGTCGGCGGGTGAGCGCGACGATCCGCTGGCGCGTGCTGCCGCTCGGCGAGGCGGCGCTGCTGGTCGAGGGCCAGCCCGCCGATCTGCCGACCAACCGGGCGGTGATCGCGCTGGCGCGGGCGCTGGACGCGGCGGCGCTGGATGGCGTCGAGCCGTCGGTCCCGGCGATCAACACGCTGCTGGTGCCGTTCGATCCGCTGCGGCAATCGGAGGCTGCGCTCGAACGAACGATCCACGATCTGCTGAGACAGCTTGAGGCAGCGCCGGATATGCCCGCGCGCGTCGTGTCGATCCCGGTGCGCTACGGCGGCGCGGACGGTCCGGATCTGCCTGAGATTGCCGCGCGCGTTGGCCTGACGCCCCAGGAGGTTGTGGCGCTGCACTGCGCGCAGCTTTATCGCGTGCTGCTGATCGGCTTCGCGCCGGGCTTTCCGTATCTCGGCCCGCTGCCGGAGCGCTTGCAGTTGCCCAGGCGGGCCACGCCCCGCACCAGCGTACCCCCAGGCACGGTCGCAATCGCCGCCGATCTGAGCGGCATCTATCCGGCCAGGCTGCCGGGCGGCTGGCATCTGATCGGCTGGACGCCGCTGCGCCTGTTCGATCCCGCCGCCGACCCGCCCTCCGCGCTTGAGCCCGGCGATGGCGTGCGCTTCGTGCCACTGCCCGATGGAGTCCAGCCGTGATTCACGATTCGATCCCGGTTCTGCACGTGCTTGCGGGCGGCGTGCTGACGACCGTGCAAGATCTGGGGCGATACGCCGCGCGGCGCTACGGCGTGCCCCAGAGCGGCGCGCTGGACAATGTCGCGGCTGTGGCGGCAAACCGGCTGCTGGATAATCCGTCGAGCGCCGCTACGCTGGAGATGACCGCAGGCGGCGCGGACTTTGAGGTGCTGGCGCCGACGCTGCTGGCGCTCACAGGTGCCGATCTTGGCGCGGCGCTCGACGACGAGCCGCTGCCGCTGTGGATGGCGGTCTTTGCGCGAGCGGGCGCGCGGCTCAGGCTGACCGGGCGGCGGGCTGGCTGGGGCGCGCGGGCCTATCTGGCGGTCGCGGGCGGCTTCGATGTGCCTCCGGTGCTCGGCTCGTGCAGCACGTATCTGCCCGGCGGCTTTGGCGGTCTGCATGGGCGGGCGCTGCGGGCTGGCGATTTGCTGCACGCTCCGTCGGGTGCTATCGATGCCGTACGTCTTGCCGGGAGAAGCTGGCCGCCGCATGCGCGACCGGCCTACGCTGCGCAGCCGGTGCTGCGCGTGCTGCCCGGCCCGCACGTCGAGCGCTTTGCCGCCGACGCGCTCGATCAGCTCGTCGCCGCGCCGCTCCAGGTCAGCGCAAGCTCGAATCGCATGGGCTACCGCCTTGAAGGTCCGAGTATGCGCTATGCCGTGCCGTGGAGCCTGCCGTCGCTGGGCGTGCTGCCCGGCGTGGTGCAGGTGCCGCCCGACGGCAGCCCGATCCTGCTCATGGCCGACGCGCAGACGACCGGCGGCTATCCGATCGTCGGGGTGGTGATCGGGCCGGATCTGCCGCTGGCCGCGCAGCTTCTCCCCGGCGATCGGCTGCGCTTCGCGTGGACGACGCCCTCGGCGGCGCTGGCTGCGCGGCATGAGATGCAGCGCTGGCGCGGGGCGGTGCCCGACGACGACCTCTACCCGTTGGCATGGGCAGGGGCGTGACTTTCTTAGCCCGATGGCAGGCCAAACGATCGCTTGACCTGAGTAATCGGATTCGTGTATGCTGGTGGCACTCACCAGGCGCATCCCCAGATCTGCAACCAATCCGGCATGCGTGCGTAGATCAGTCACAGTTTCGTCACAGTCCCACCGACATACATAGGAAGGAACCGCACTATGGC
Proteins encoded:
- a CDS encoding NAD(P)/FAD-dependent oxidoreductase; this encodes MTTRYDVLVLGAGPAGTMAALHACELGARVAIVDRERTGGTCTNTGCVPTRVLAKTARTLRDIRDAGAYGIQVSEPTLHWVQTRDRVRQVIADVHANKHVSENIRSAGGELFLEGTATFCSSHEVRLSDSGRTLAADKIIICVGGHSRRLPLPGVEHALYPEDILDLETLPRSVAIVGSGYTGVQLVTVMNAFGAEVTLLEMQPHVLPGMDRDVGQLLHESFLSQGVTVATGIKGVERIDLLDEGRRRLVYTKDDRQEQVECDAVFLCAGWPAAIEGLGLEEIGVEIDKGYITVDEYLQTSVPHIFAAGDANGQGMLVQGAHFEAFVAAENAVRGPKMSFKHKLLPSGGFTDPDYGGVGLTEEQAREQHPDCLVAVAHFADLDRAIIDRRTVGFLKLIVDRETMLVIGAHAAGEHAVEVIQSIATAMAAEVTATTLAGIELAYPTYTAIVGMAASQLAPEAGQATVRPIARPDRVGNGDT
- a CDS encoding 5-oxoprolinase subunit PxpA, with product MKIDLNCDCGESFGPWRMGDDDALLPHVTSANVACGAHAGDPTTMRRTVRLARELGVGVGAHPGYPDLQGFGRRLLDLSPTEIADSVLAQIGALYAIARAEGVELTHVKPHGALYNHAATTPAAAEAIARAVASFSRDLILVGLAGSALVDAGRAAGLRVAREAFADRMYEADGSLRDRRKPGAVIHDDRQAQAQAIRIVQQRSTLTYDGARVDLEADTICLHGDTPGAAGRAALLRRELEAAGIAVLPLAQVVGG
- the pxpB gene encoding 5-oxoprolinase subunit PxpB, producing MSATIRWRVLPLGEAALLVEGQPADLPTNRAVIALARALDAAALDGVEPSVPAINTLLVPFDPLRQSEAALERTIHDLLRQLEAAPDMPARVVSIPVRYGGADGPDLPEIAARVGLTPQEVVALHCAQLYRVLLIGFAPGFPYLGPLPERLQLPRRATPRTSVPPGTVAIAADLSGIYPARLPGGWHLIGWTPLRLFDPAADPPSALEPGDGVRFVPLPDGVQP
- a CDS encoding biotin-dependent carboxyltransferase family protein; its protein translation is MIHDSIPVLHVLAGGVLTTVQDLGRYAARRYGVPQSGALDNVAAVAANRLLDNPSSAATLEMTAGGADFEVLAPTLLALTGADLGAALDDEPLPLWMAVFARAGARLRLTGRRAGWGARAYLAVAGGFDVPPVLGSCSTYLPGGFGGLHGRALRAGDLLHAPSGAIDAVRLAGRSWPPHARPAYAAQPVLRVLPGPHVERFAADALDQLVAAPLQVSASSNRMGYRLEGPSMRYAVPWSLPSLGVLPGVVQVPPDGSPILLMADAQTTGGYPIVGVVIGPDLPLAAQLLPGDRLRFAWTTPSAALAARHEMQRWRGAVPDDDLYPLAWAGA